The following proteins come from a genomic window of Pararhodobacter sp.:
- a CDS encoding sarcosine oxidase subunit alpha family protein → MSSQRLKTGGRLIDRSRPLDFTFNGKSMRGFAGDTLAAAMMGAGQTLVGRSFKYHRPRGVVASGAEEPNALVGLGEGARFEPNQRTTTTELFSGLKAVSQNHWPSLEFDVGVINSKLWRFFPAGFYYKTFIQPRAFWKHVYEPIVRYSAGLGKAPHPETRDADRYEQLYAFCDVLVVGGGIAGLTAALAAATSGKRVILMEQTAHFGGRAVVDGVQIDGLTASAWVDATLATLRGMVNVTVLDRTMVAGVHDHGYALGYQRIADHQPGADMPRHRLWRVRAGEIITATGAIERPLSFAGNDVPGVMLASAVRDYVVNWAVSPGQRVAVVTNNDDAYRTALALQAAGVKVAAVIDARDEVTGDLPAKTRAAGIRIAEGTAIRHVIGGKSVTGVALCRFDSDGGAISETLECDAVAMSGGWSPVVHLWSHCGGKLTWNEGGGFFRPDPARPPLGHDGAGFVTAVGSANGHFTTAEVLADAHAAGQGTGAAPQADTEADAPMLPVWLMPAQADYLLRAKTWLDPQNDVKVSDVQLAAKEGYASVEHTKRYTTLGMATDQGKLSNINGLAILSDALGQPIPQTGTTTFRPPYTPISLGAITAEARGEIFQPLRRTPMHAWHEANGVHWEPVGQWRRPYCYTRGNETHAESVKREINQTRNSVGLLDASTLGKLLVKGPDAGKLMDMLYTNLMSTLKPGKCRYGLMCNENGFLSDDGVVARLSDDSFLCHTTSGGADRIHAWMEDWLQCEWWDWKVHVVNLTEQFAQIAVVGPNARKVLEKMGSDMDLSREGMAFMDWKEGKIGGFRARIFRISFSGELSYEIAVPASEGQAFWNAVLAAGAEFGMMPYGTEALHVMRAEKGFIMIGDETDGTIIPQDLNLNWAISKKKADFLGKRGMERTNMVSPDRWKLVGLETVDGSVLEDGALAPLPGKNANGQQETQGRVTSSYYSPTLDRGIAMALVHRGTDRMGEVMDWQGKDGTPVPARIVDPVFYDKAGDKQNV, encoded by the coding sequence ATGAGCAGCCAACGCCTGAAAACCGGCGGTCGTCTGATCGACCGCAGCCGCCCGCTGGACTTCACCTTCAACGGCAAGTCGATGCGCGGCTTTGCCGGCGATACGCTGGCCGCGGCGATGATGGGCGCGGGTCAGACGCTGGTCGGGCGCTCGTTCAAATACCACCGCCCGCGCGGCGTCGTGGCCTCGGGCGCCGAAGAGCCGAACGCCCTCGTCGGTCTGGGCGAGGGTGCCCGGTTTGAACCCAACCAACGCACCACCACCACCGAATTGTTCTCGGGCCTCAAGGCCGTCAGCCAGAACCACTGGCCCAGCCTCGAGTTCGACGTGGGTGTGATCAACAGCAAGCTGTGGCGCTTCTTTCCGGCTGGGTTTTATTACAAGACCTTCATCCAGCCGCGCGCCTTCTGGAAACATGTCTACGAACCCATCGTGCGCTATTCGGCCGGTCTGGGCAAAGCGCCGCACCCCGAAACCCGCGATGCCGACCGCTATGAACAGCTGTATGCGTTCTGCGATGTGCTGGTTGTGGGCGGAGGCATCGCCGGTCTGACGGCGGCGCTGGCGGCGGCGACATCGGGCAAACGCGTGATCCTCATGGAGCAAACCGCCCATTTCGGCGGTCGCGCGGTGGTCGATGGCGTGCAGATCGACGGCCTGACCGCTTCGGCCTGGGTCGATGCAACCCTCGCGACGCTGCGCGGCATGGTCAACGTCACGGTGCTGGATCGCACGATGGTCGCGGGTGTGCACGATCACGGCTATGCGCTGGGCTATCAGCGGATCGCCGACCACCAGCCCGGCGCGGATATGCCGCGTCATCGCCTCTGGCGGGTGCGCGCGGGCGAGATCATCACCGCGACCGGCGCGATCGAGCGCCCCTTGTCCTTTGCCGGCAATGATGTGCCCGGCGTCATGCTGGCCTCGGCGGTGCGCGATTATGTGGTCAACTGGGCGGTTTCGCCCGGTCAGCGCGTCGCGGTTGTCACCAACAACGACGACGCCTATCGCACCGCCTTGGCGCTTCAGGCGGCAGGCGTCAAAGTCGCGGCGGTGATCGACGCCCGCGACGAGGTGACCGGCGACCTGCCCGCCAAAACCCGCGCGGCGGGTATCCGCATCGCCGAGGGCACCGCCATTCGCCATGTGATCGGCGGCAAATCGGTGACCGGCGTGGCGCTGTGCCGCTTCGACAGCGACGGTGGCGCGATCTCGGAAACGCTGGAGTGCGACGCCGTGGCGATGTCCGGCGGCTGGTCCCCGGTGGTGCATCTGTGGTCGCATTGCGGCGGCAAGCTGACCTGGAATGAGGGCGGCGGCTTTTTCCGCCCCGATCCCGCGCGCCCGCCGCTGGGCCATGACGGCGCGGGCTTTGTCACCGCAGTCGGCAGCGCCAATGGCCACTTCACCACCGCCGAGGTTCTGGCCGACGCCCATGCGGCCGGGCAGGGCACAGGCGCGGCACCTCAAGCCGACACCGAAGCCGACGCGCCCATGTTGCCCGTCTGGTTGATGCCCGCACAGGCCGATTACCTGCTGCGCGCGAAAACGTGGCTGGACCCGCAGAACGACGTGAAGGTCTCGGACGTGCAACTGGCCGCCAAAGAGGGCTACGCGTCGGTCGAACATACCAAGCGGTACACCACGCTGGGCATGGCGACCGATCAGGGGAAACTGAGCAACATCAACGGCCTTGCCATCCTGTCGGACGCGCTGGGCCAGCCGATCCCGCAGACCGGCACCACCACTTTCCGCCCGCCCTATACGCCGATCTCGCTGGGGGCGATCACCGCTGAGGCACGGGGTGAAATCTTCCAGCCGCTGCGCCGCACGCCGATGCACGCCTGGCATGAGGCCAACGGCGTCCATTGGGAGCCGGTCGGCCAGTGGCGCCGCCCCTATTGCTATACCAGAGGCAATGAAACCCACGCCGAGTCAGTCAAGCGCGAGATCAACCAGACGCGCAACTCGGTGGGGCTGCTGGATGCCTCGACGCTGGGCAAGCTGCTGGTCAAGGGGCCAGACGCGGGCAAGCTGATGGACATGCTCTACACCAACCTGATGAGCACGCTGAAGCCCGGCAAATGCCGCTATGGGTTGATGTGCAACGAAAACGGGTTCCTGTCTGACGATGGCGTGGTCGCGCGTCTGAGTGACGACAGTTTCCTGTGCCACACCACCTCGGGCGGGGCGGATCGCATCCATGCGTGGATGGAAGATTGGCTGCAATGCGAATGGTGGGACTGGAAGGTCCATGTCGTCAACCTGACCGAACAATTCGCGCAAATCGCCGTGGTCGGCCCCAACGCCCGAAAAGTGCTGGAGAAAATGGGCAGCGACATGGACCTGTCGCGCGAGGGCATGGCCTTCATGGATTGGAAAGAGGGCAAGATCGGCGGGTTCCGCGCGCGGATTTTCCGCATCTCGTTCTCGGGCGAACTCAGCTATGAAATCGCTGTGCCAGCCTCCGAGGGGCAGGCCTTCTGGAACGCCGTGCTGGCGGCGGGGGCTGAATTCGGCATGATGCCTTACGGCACCGAGGCGCTGCATGTGATGCGGGCCGAAAAGGGCTTCATCATGATTGGCGACGAGACCGACGGCACGATCATTCCGCAGGATTTGAACCTGAACTGGGCGATCTCGAAGAAGAAAGCGGATTTCCTGGGCAAACGCGGGATGGAGCGGACCAACATGGTCTCGCCGGATCGCTGGAAGCTGGTCGGTCTGGAAACGGTCGATGGCTCGGTTCTGGAGGATGGCGCGCTGGCGCCCTTGCCGGGCAAGAACGCCAACGGTCAGCAGGAAACGCAGGGCCGGGTGACGTCGAGCTATTATTCGCCAACGCTGGACCGGGGGATCGCGATGGCTCTGGTGCATCGCGGGACGGATCGGATGGGCGAGGTGATGGATTGGCAGGGCAAGGACGGCACGCCGGTTCCGGCGCGGATCGTCGATCCGGTGTTCTATGACAAGGCGGGGGATAAGCAAAATGTCTGA
- a CDS encoding SDR family NAD(P)-dependent oxidoreductase produces MTRPLHPTALVTGANRGLGKAIAAGLKARGCRVTLGARDEAAGRAAAAELGVAFARLDLSDPDSYFDAVVGAGGFDILVNNAGLLGRESLLSPRSDFDMAMEVMVNAPLDLIRLNTPHWRETGWGRVVNITSSLGSFSQGLRGPGAYGVAKAALNALTVALVRDLPEGVKINACDPGWVATRMGGADAPRSVAQGAETPVWLAMLPDDGPTGGFFHDRASCDW; encoded by the coding sequence ATGACACGCCCCCTGCACCCCACCGCCCTCGTTACCGGCGCCAATCGTGGCCTCGGCAAAGCCATTGCCGCCGGGCTCAAGGCGCGCGGCTGCCGGGTGACGCTGGGTGCCCGCGATGAGGCGGCGGGGCGTGCGGCGGCGGCCGAGTTGGGCGTTGCCTTCGCGCGGCTCGACCTGAGTGACCCGGACAGCTATTTCGATGCGGTGGTCGGGGCGGGTGGCTTTGACATTCTGGTCAATAACGCGGGCCTTTTGGGGCGCGAGTCGCTGCTGTCACCGCGGTCTGATTTCGACATGGCGATGGAGGTGATGGTCAACGCGCCGCTGGATCTGATCCGTCTGAACACGCCGCATTGGCGCGAGACGGGCTGGGGCCGGGTGGTGAATATCACCTCGAGTCTGGGGTCGTTTTCGCAAGGACTCAGGGGGCCGGGTGCCTATGGCGTGGCCAAGGCGGCGTTGAATGCGCTGACCGTGGCCTTGGTGCGCGACCTGCCCGAGGGCGTGAAGATCAACGCCTGCGATCCGGGTTGGGTGGCGACGCGCATGGGCGGGGCCGACGCGCCGCGCAGCGTCGCGCAGGGGGCCGAGACGCCGGTCTGGCTGGCGATGTTGCCCGATGATGGGCCGACCGGCGGGTTCTTTCACGACCGGGCCTCCTGCGACTGGTAG
- a CDS encoding sarcosine oxidase subunit gamma produces MSEAVSGLAQKSYSGLVELADAGLTGMITLRGDLGAPVLSEAVKAATGAAVPGVRRIETGSSGQAAWMSPDELLLIVPYDRVAAVVAGLEAALAGEFAVAADVSDARAMVTMTGPLVRDMLAKICPVDFQGFAVGEVRRTRAAQVPAAIWREGENSWSLVCFRSVGQYVWDLLATVSKPGGEVGLYR; encoded by the coding sequence ATGTCTGAAGCGGTCAGTGGTCTCGCGCAGAAATCATATTCCGGGCTGGTAGAGCTGGCGGATGCGGGCTTGACGGGCATGATCACCCTGCGGGGTGATCTGGGCGCGCCGGTGTTGAGCGAGGCGGTCAAGGCGGCAACCGGGGCGGCGGTTCCGGGGGTGCGGCGGATTGAAACGGGATCCTCGGGGCAGGCGGCGTGGATGTCGCCGGATGAGTTGCTGTTGATCGTGCCCTATGATCGGGTCGCGGCGGTTGTGGCGGGGCTTGAGGCGGCGCTGGCCGGGGAATTCGCGGTGGCGGCGGATGTTTCGGATGCACGGGCGATGGTGACGATGACGGGCCCGTTGGTGCGGGATATGTTGGCCAAGATCTGCCCGGTGGATTTTCAGGGATTCGCGGTCGGCGAGGTTAGGCGGACAAGGGCGGCGCAGGTTCCGGCGGCGATCTGGCGTGAGGGGGAGAATAGCTGGTCGCTGGTCTGTTTCCGGTCGGTCGGACAGTATGTCTGGGATTTGCTGGCGACGGTTTCAAAGCCAGGTGGAGAAGTCGGGCTCTATCGGTAA
- a CDS encoding sarcosine oxidase subunit delta, which yields MLLLTCPCCGVTAEETEFANGGEAHLKRFGPGSTDADYEAYMFARKNPRGVHFERWRHAFGCGKWFLAARCTTTLEVFGTYKAQTLEPPAEIAAKIKARRPAWEGFQ from the coding sequence ATGCTTCTCCTGACCTGCCCCTGCTGCGGTGTGACCGCCGAGGAAACCGAATTCGCCAATGGCGGCGAGGCGCATCTCAAGCGTTTCGGCCCCGGCTCGACCGACGCCGACTATGAGGCCTATATGTTCGCCCGCAAGAACCCGCGCGGCGTGCATTTTGAGCGTTGGCGCCATGCGTTCGGCTGCGGCAAATGGTTTCTCGCCGCGCGCTGCACCACCACGCTCGAGGTGTTCGGCACCTACAAAGCCCAGACCCTTGAGCCACCTGCCGAGATTGCCGCCAAGATCAAGGCCCGCCGCCCCGCATGGGAGGGTTTCCAATGA
- a CDS encoding sarcosine oxidase subunit beta family protein produces the protein MRRYSVFAIAREAMRQHNGWDRAWASPEPKPHYDVIIVGAGGHGLATAYYLGKNFGITNVAILEKGWLGGGNTGRNTTIIRSNYLQDPSAAIYEKARSLYETLSQDLNYNIMFSPRGVMMLAQTEAEIRGYRRTVYANKLQGVETQFITPAEVKKRVPIMNIDGPRYPVLGAHWQARGGTARHDAVAWGYARACSAMGMHVIQNCEVTGIDSVSGKVSAVQTTKGTIGCDKLAMVVAGHSGHLADMAGFRLPVESVALQAMVSEPIKPCLDVVVMANTVHGYLSQSDKGEMVVGGGADHFNNYTQRGSWMHIEETVRALVETFPMLSRLKMLRQWGGIVDMTGDRSPILSKTPLGNTFINCGWGTGGFKSIPGSGWAMAELVAKGEPGPLAEDFSMYRFREGKFIDESVAAGVAH, from the coding sequence ATGAGACGGTATTCGGTTTTTGCCATCGCCCGTGAAGCGATGCGTCAGCACAATGGTTGGGACCGTGCCTGGGCCTCGCCAGAGCCGAAGCCGCATTACGACGTGATCATTGTCGGCGCGGGCGGTCACGGGCTGGCGACGGCCTATTACCTTGGCAAGAATTTCGGCATCACCAATGTGGCGATCCTCGAAAAGGGCTGGCTGGGCGGCGGCAATACCGGCCGCAACACCACGATCATCCGCTCCAACTACCTGCAAGACCCCTCGGCGGCGATCTATGAGAAGGCGCGCAGCCTCTATGAGACCCTGAGCCAGGATCTGAACTATAACATCATGTTCAGCCCGCGCGGCGTGATGATGCTGGCCCAGACCGAGGCCGAGATCCGGGGCTATCGCCGCACCGTCTACGCCAACAAGCTGCAAGGGGTTGAGACGCAGTTCATCACGCCCGCCGAAGTCAAGAAACGCGTGCCGATCATGAATATCGACGGCCCGCGCTATCCGGTGCTGGGCGCGCATTGGCAAGCCCGCGGCGGCACCGCCCGTCACGACGCCGTGGCCTGGGGCTATGCCCGCGCCTGTTCGGCGATGGGGATGCATGTCATCCAGAATTGCGAAGTCACCGGCATCGACAGCGTCAGCGGCAAGGTCTCGGCGGTGCAAACCACCAAAGGCACCATCGGCTGCGACAAGCTGGCGATGGTTGTCGCCGGGCATTCCGGGCATCTGGCCGATATGGCCGGGTTCCGCCTGCCGGTCGAATCCGTGGCCCTGCAAGCGATGGTCTCGGAACCCATCAAGCCCTGCCTCGATGTGGTTGTCATGGCCAACACCGTGCACGGCTACCTGTCGCAATCCGACAAGGGCGAAATGGTCGTCGGCGGCGGCGCGGACCACTTCAACAACTACACCCAGCGCGGCTCGTGGATGCATATCGAGGAAACCGTGCGCGCCCTGGTCGAAACCTTCCCCATGCTCTCGCGCCTGAAAATGCTGCGCCAATGGGGCGGGATCGTCGACATGACCGGCGACCGCTCACCGATCCTGTCGAAAACGCCGCTGGGCAACACCTTCATCAACTGCGGCTGGGGCACCGGCGGCTTCAAATCCATCCCCGGCTCGGGCTGGGCGATGGCTGAACTGGTCGCCAAAGGCGAACCCGGCCCACTGGCCGAGGATTTCTCCATGTACCGTTTCCGCGAGGGCAAATTCATTGATGAATCTGTGGCGGCGGGGGTGGCACACTGA